From the genome of Actinacidiphila yeochonensis CN732, one region includes:
- a CDS encoding SfnB family sulfur acquisition oxidoreductase: MRAAAHVIADEAEALDVAARLAAGFRVDADTRDAERRLPRAELEKLSASGLLGITVPAEYGGAGVSARTLAEVLRLLATADGSLAQIPQNHFVYVNVLRRQGTAAQRRFFFAEVLAGRRFGNAQSEAGTKHVQDIRTRLESRPDGSYLLDGEKHYSTGALFAHWIPVLARAADDALHVAYVAADTPGVTVVDDWDGMGQRTTASGTVRLAGVAVPADRVVPHHLTFRGPQLHGAVAQLLHAAIDAGIAAAALGAAVEFVRTKSRPWFESGFETAAEDPLLIQRFGELSLAVRSSDALLRAAADAVDAAEADLTDDSAAEASIAVAAAKVQAAAAAVDTGSALFEVAGTRSALDSLNLHRYWRDARTHTLHDPARWKVQHIGRYVLNGTRPPRHGLL, from the coding sequence GTGCGGGCGGCCGCCCACGTGATCGCCGACGAGGCGGAGGCGCTCGACGTGGCTGCCCGCCTCGCGGCCGGGTTCCGCGTCGATGCCGATACCCGGGACGCCGAACGACGACTGCCCCGAGCGGAGTTGGAGAAGCTGTCGGCCAGCGGCCTGCTCGGGATCACGGTGCCCGCCGAGTACGGCGGCGCCGGAGTGTCCGCCCGCACCCTCGCGGAGGTGCTGCGGCTGCTGGCCACCGCCGACGGCAGCCTCGCCCAGATCCCGCAGAACCACTTCGTGTACGTCAACGTGCTGCGCCGGCAGGGCACGGCCGCGCAGCGGAGGTTCTTCTTCGCCGAGGTGCTCGCCGGCCGGCGGTTCGGCAACGCCCAGTCGGAGGCCGGCACCAAGCACGTCCAGGACATCCGCACCCGGCTGGAGTCGCGGCCGGACGGCTCCTACCTTCTCGACGGCGAGAAGCACTACTCCACCGGGGCGCTGTTCGCCCACTGGATACCGGTGCTGGCCCGGGCCGCCGACGACGCGCTGCACGTGGCGTACGTGGCGGCCGACACCCCAGGAGTCACCGTCGTGGACGACTGGGACGGCATGGGGCAGCGGACCACGGCCAGCGGCACCGTGCGGCTGGCCGGGGTGGCGGTGCCCGCCGACCGGGTCGTCCCGCACCACCTCACCTTTCGGGGTCCGCAACTGCACGGTGCTGTGGCGCAGTTGCTGCACGCGGCGATCGACGCGGGGATCGCCGCCGCGGCCCTGGGGGCCGCAGTCGAGTTCGTCCGCACCAAGAGCCGCCCCTGGTTCGAGAGCGGCTTCGAGACCGCGGCCGAGGACCCGCTGCTGATCCAGCGGTTCGGCGAACTCTCCCTCGCCGTAAGGTCGTCCGACGCCCTGCTGCGCGCGGCTGCCGACGCCGTGGACGCCGCCGAGGCGGACCTCACCGACGACAGCGCGGCCGAGGCGTCCATCGCGGTCGCCGCGGCCAAGGTCCAGGCGGCGGCCGCCGCCGTCGACACCGGCAGCGCGCTGTTCGAGGTCGCCGGCACCCGCTCGGCGCTCGACTCCCTGAACCTGCACCGCTACTGGCGGGACGCCCGTACCCACACCCTGCACGACCCGGCCCGCTGGAAGGTCCAGCACATCGGCCGGTACGTCCTCAACGGGACCAGGCCGCCACGGCACGGCCTGCTCTGA
- a CDS encoding LLM class flavin-dependent oxidoreductase, whose translation MSLTFHWFLPTYGDSRHVVGGGHGLPAGAAGGERPAEIGYLAQIGRAAEQLGFVGALTPTGAWCEDAWLTTAMLAAQTERLKFLVAFRPGFVSPTLAAQMAATFQRHAPGRLLLNVVTGGESHEQRAYGDFLDKDARYARTDEFLTVVRALWRGESVTFAGEHLRVEDALLARVPDPVPPVYFGGSSPAAGQVAARHSDVYLTWGEPPAQVAEKIAWIRALAEKENRTVRFGIRLHVISRDTADAAWAEARRLLDGFDPETVEAVQAGLARSESEGQRRMLALHGGRAERLEVSPNLWAGIGLVRGGAGTALVGSHSEVADRIAEYHGIGIDEFVMSGHPHVEEAYWFGEGVLPILARRNLWAHPAPGPGAPTAVPFAADVSR comes from the coding sequence GTGAGCCTCACCTTCCACTGGTTCCTGCCCACCTACGGAGACAGCCGGCACGTCGTCGGGGGAGGGCACGGTCTGCCCGCCGGCGCGGCCGGCGGCGAGCGGCCCGCCGAGATCGGCTACCTGGCCCAGATCGGCCGCGCCGCCGAGCAACTGGGGTTCGTCGGCGCGCTCACCCCGACCGGCGCCTGGTGCGAGGACGCCTGGTTGACCACCGCGATGCTGGCGGCGCAGACCGAGCGGCTGAAGTTCCTGGTCGCCTTCCGGCCCGGATTCGTCTCGCCCACCCTCGCCGCGCAGATGGCCGCGACCTTCCAGCGGCACGCCCCCGGCCGGCTGCTGCTCAACGTGGTCACCGGCGGGGAGAGCCACGAGCAGCGCGCGTACGGCGACTTCCTGGACAAGGACGCCCGCTACGCCAGGACGGACGAGTTCCTGACCGTGGTGCGGGCCCTGTGGCGCGGTGAGTCGGTCACCTTCGCCGGCGAGCACCTGCGGGTGGAGGACGCCCTGCTGGCCCGGGTTCCGGACCCGGTGCCGCCGGTGTACTTCGGCGGCTCCTCCCCGGCCGCGGGGCAGGTGGCCGCGCGGCACAGCGACGTCTACCTCACCTGGGGCGAGCCGCCCGCCCAGGTCGCCGAGAAGATCGCCTGGATCAGGGCCCTGGCGGAGAAGGAGAACCGGACCGTCCGCTTCGGCATCCGCCTCCACGTGATCTCCCGCGACACGGCGGACGCCGCCTGGGCCGAGGCGCGGCGGCTGCTCGACGGCTTCGATCCGGAGACGGTCGAGGCCGTCCAGGCCGGGCTGGCCCGCAGCGAGTCCGAGGGGCAGCGGCGGATGCTGGCCCTGCACGGCGGGCGGGCCGAGCGCCTGGAGGTGTCGCCCAACCTGTGGGCCGGCATCGGCCTGGTCCGCGGCGGCGCCGGCACCGCGCTGGTCGGCAGCCACAGCGAGGTCGCCGACCGGATCGCCGAGTACCACGGCATCGGCATCGACGAGTTCGTCATGTCCGGCCATCCCCACGTCGAGGAGGCGTACTGGTTCGGCGAGGGCGTCCTGCCGATCCTCGCCCGGCGGAACCTCTGGGCGCACCCCGCCCCCGGCCCGGGCGCCCCGACCGCCGTGCCCTTCGCCGCGGACGTCTCACGCTGA
- a CDS encoding DUF962 domain-containing protein, whose protein sequence is MAQAAEQRTFDSFEEFWPYYVAMHSKAATRWVHLAGTLAGLAVSAYGLARGRARYAAALPLIGYGTAWPAHFLIEGNNPATFGHPAWSLRGDVRMITTMLAGRDHELAGTAAKWLAGNCGEAPGKAPEADA, encoded by the coding sequence ATGGCGCAGGCGGCAGAGCAGCGGACGTTCGACTCCTTCGAGGAGTTCTGGCCCTACTACGTGGCGATGCACTCCAAGGCGGCGACCCGCTGGGTGCACCTGGCGGGGACCCTGGCCGGGCTGGCGGTCAGCGCGTACGGGCTCGCCCGGGGACGCGCGCGGTACGCCGCCGCGCTGCCGCTCATCGGCTACGGGACGGCGTGGCCGGCGCACTTCCTCATCGAGGGCAACAATCCGGCGACCTTCGGGCACCCGGCCTGGTCGCTCCGCGGCGACGTGCGGATGATCACCACGATGCTGGCCGGCCGGGACCACGAGCTCGCCGGTACGGCGGCGAAGTGGCTGGCCGGCAACTGCGGCGAGGCGCCGGGGAAGGCGCCGGAGGCCGACGCGTAG
- a CDS encoding NUDIX domain-containing protein, which yields MLTDSRSHCSACGSRYPASAGWPRTCAVCGRTAYRNPLPVAVCLLPVHDDAGTALVAIRRTIPPALGELALPGGFVDWGESWEQAVVRELAEETGIPARAADVRLADALTDTEGGYLLLFGLLPARPAGELPPVTPTDETEGHLLLREPTALGFPLHDAVMRRWFASAYSAPGTPRTRTR from the coding sequence GTGCTGACCGACTCCCGCTCCCACTGCTCCGCGTGCGGAAGCCGCTACCCGGCCTCCGCCGGCTGGCCGCGCACCTGCGCCGTCTGCGGACGAACCGCCTACCGCAACCCGCTGCCCGTGGCGGTCTGCCTGCTGCCCGTCCATGACGACGCCGGCACCGCGCTGGTCGCCATCCGCCGTACCATCCCCCCGGCCCTGGGTGAACTCGCCCTGCCCGGCGGCTTCGTGGACTGGGGTGAGAGCTGGGAGCAGGCGGTCGTGCGGGAACTCGCCGAGGAGACCGGCATTCCCGCTCGGGCGGCCGACGTGCGCCTGGCCGACGCCCTCACCGACACCGAGGGCGGCTACCTGCTGCTGTTCGGCCTGCTGCCGGCCCGTCCGGCCGGGGAGTTGCCGCCCGTCACACCCACCGACGAGACCGAGGGCCACCTGCTGCTGCGCGAACCCACCGCTCTCGGCTTCCCCCTGCACGACGCCGTGATGCGCCGCTGGTTCGCGAGCGCCTACTCCGCCCCCGGCACCCCCCGGACCCGCACCCGGTAG
- a CDS encoding glycoside hydrolase family 31 protein has translation MVRSALRSRAADRRDLPPREPERVRTPGRAVEARPETGGGTVRFERARLRLLVTAGGAVFCGWDGADPEPSYALAHGCPAADPRAVLEPDAGGWRLVSERVTVRVSSVGAVSFHTPGGLLLRTEGPPRWREPAAGGGRAAGWEQQARLPADARVFGLGGRPSGPALRAGRYRLWNSGPGGASGPGDTPLSLTMPVQTVVADAGCHLVFHDNSWEGEVVLRDGREGEGSAPDQPGVCRVSLEGGPLRYWVLVGTPSRLLAGWAALTGRAAVPPRWALGHHHARKGAGSAAEVRRVAAGYRRHDLPLSALHLDADHLDGHRVFTADPVGFPDLPGLAGELADQGIRLVSVVDPGVKAEPGTAVYDSGTAAGAFVRDAQGREIRGAARPGESVFPDFTDPGARRWWGGLYGERLEQGFAGFWHGVDEAAPFTAFGDPMLPLSARHALEGRLGDHREAHNVYGLMMAAAGHEGLRQLRPRERPFLFSGSGWAGLQRYGGTWSEETGTGWAGLRASLALVLGLGLCGVPFSGPDVSGSTGSTGSAGSAGSAGSAGSPSPELYLRRLQLGCWLPLFRTHAAAGAGHPEPWEFGPDVLDHARRALAERQRLLPYFETLAHAAHRTGAPYVRPLWWKSPGDRALRECADAFLLGDALLVAPVLEEGTVRRRVRLPRGHWYDTATGTLHPGRRTVELDAPLGRTPVLARAGAVLPVTGPEGAVELEAWAPRQGRTGGGELAMGAPEAWGPVRRERFVSRWEDGRVVVERDGAEPLGYRVRVRGVPGAE, from the coding sequence GTGGTGCGCTCGGCGCTGCGCTCGCGCGCCGCGGACCGGCGCGACCTGCCGCCGCGCGAGCCCGAGCGGGTGCGTACCCCCGGCCGGGCGGTGGAGGCGCGGCCGGAGACCGGTGGCGGCACGGTCCGCTTCGAACGGGCCCGGCTGCGGCTGCTGGTGACGGCGGGCGGCGCGGTCTTCTGCGGCTGGGACGGCGCCGATCCGGAGCCCTCGTACGCGCTCGCGCACGGCTGCCCGGCGGCCGATCCGCGGGCTGTGCTGGAGCCGGACGCGGGGGGCTGGCGGCTGGTGTCCGAGCGGGTGACGGTGCGGGTCTCCTCCGTCGGGGCGGTGTCCTTCCACACCCCGGGCGGGCTGCTGCTGCGGACGGAGGGACCGCCCCGGTGGCGCGAGCCGGCGGCCGGCGGTGGACGGGCGGCGGGGTGGGAGCAGCAGGCCAGACTGCCTGCGGACGCACGGGTGTTCGGGCTGGGCGGGCGGCCGTCCGGTCCGGCGCTGCGGGCCGGCCGCTACCGGCTGTGGAACAGCGGGCCGGGCGGCGCGTCCGGGCCGGGCGACACCCCCCTGTCGCTGACGATGCCGGTGCAGACGGTGGTCGCCGACGCCGGCTGCCACCTGGTCTTCCACGACAACTCGTGGGAGGGCGAGGTGGTGCTGCGGGACGGCCGGGAGGGTGAGGGCTCCGCGCCGGACCAGCCGGGGGTGTGCCGGGTGTCCCTGGAGGGCGGCCCGCTGCGGTACTGGGTCCTGGTCGGCACGCCGTCCCGGCTGCTGGCGGGGTGGGCGGCGCTGACCGGCCGGGCCGCGGTGCCGCCGCGCTGGGCGCTGGGCCACCACCACGCCCGGAAGGGGGCCGGCTCGGCGGCCGAGGTGCGCCGGGTCGCGGCCGGGTACCGCCGGCACGACCTGCCGCTGTCGGCGCTGCACCTGGACGCCGACCACCTCGACGGGCACCGGGTGTTCACCGCCGACCCGGTGGGCTTCCCCGATCTCCCGGGCCTGGCAGGCGAGTTGGCCGACCAGGGGATACGGCTGGTGTCCGTCGTGGACCCGGGGGTGAAGGCCGAGCCGGGCACGGCCGTCTACGACAGCGGCACCGCGGCCGGCGCGTTCGTGCGGGACGCGCAGGGCCGCGAGATACGGGGGGCGGCCCGGCCCGGGGAGTCCGTGTTCCCCGACTTCACCGACCCCGGGGCGCGGCGGTGGTGGGGCGGTCTCTACGGGGAGCGGCTGGAGCAGGGCTTCGCGGGGTTCTGGCACGGCGTGGACGAGGCGGCGCCGTTCACCGCGTTCGGCGACCCCATGCTGCCGCTTTCGGCCCGGCACGCACTGGAGGGCCGCCTCGGGGACCACCGCGAGGCGCACAACGTGTACGGGCTGATGATGGCCGCGGCCGGGCACGAGGGGCTGCGGCAACTGCGCCCCCGTGAGAGGCCGTTCCTCTTCTCCGGTTCGGGCTGGGCGGGGCTGCAGCGCTACGGCGGCACCTGGTCGGAGGAGACGGGCACCGGTTGGGCGGGGCTGCGCGCCTCGCTGGCGCTGGTGCTGGGGCTGGGGCTGTGCGGGGTGCCCTTCTCGGGCCCGGACGTCAGCGGGTCCACCGGCTCCACCGGTTCTGCCGGTTCTGCCGGTTCTGCCGGTTCTGCCGGTTCGCCCTCGCCGGAGCTTTACCTTCGGCGGCTCCAACTGGGTTGCTGGCTGCCGCTGTTCCGCACCCACGCGGCCGCAGGAGCCGGGCACCCCGAGCCGTGGGAGTTCGGCCCGGACGTGCTCGACCACGCGCGGCGCGCGCTGGCGGAACGGCAGCGCCTGCTGCCCTACTTCGAGACGCTCGCGCACGCCGCTCACCGGACGGGGGCGCCGTACGTGCGGCCGCTGTGGTGGAAGTCGCCCGGCGACCGGGCCCTGCGCGAGTGCGCGGACGCGTTCCTGCTGGGTGACGCGCTGCTGGTGGCACCGGTGTTGGAGGAGGGCACGGTGCGCCGCCGGGTGCGGCTGCCGCGGGGCCACTGGTACGACACTGCCACGGGCACGCTCCACCCCGGGCGCCGCACCGTGGAGTTGGACGCGCCGCTGGGCCGGACTCCGGTGCTGGCCAGGGCCGGCGCGGTGCTGCCCGTGACCGGGCCGGAGGGCGCCGTGGAGCTGGAGGCGTGGGCGCCGCGGCAGGGCCGCACCGGTGGCGGGGAGCTGGCGATGGGTGCCCCGGAGGCCTGGGGGCCGGTGCGGCGGGAGCGATTCGTCTCCCGGTGGGAGGACGGCCGGGTGGTCGTCGAGCGGGACGGCGCGGAGCCGCTCGGCTACCGGGTGCGGGTCCGGGGGGTGCCGGGGGCGGAGTAG